A stretch of DNA from Candidatus Methylomirabilis sp.:
CGCCGGGGAGCTGATCACGGCCGAGGCGGCCCGGCGGAAGGTTCGGCTCCTCCCCGTCGACAGCGAGCACTCGGCCATCTTCCAGTGCCTCGAGCGGGGCGGGGGGGCGTGCCTCCGGTCGGTCATCCTCACCGGCTCGGGCGGCCCGTTCCGGACCCGGCCGAAGGAGTCCCTCGCGGCGGTCACGCCCGGGGAGGCCCTCCGGCACCCCCGCTGGACCATGGGGAAGAAGATCACCGTGGACTCCGCCACCCTGATGAACAAGGGGCTGGAGGTCATCGAGGCCCACTGGCTCTTCGGTCTCCCCGTCGAGGCGATCCGGGTCCTGGTCCACCCCGAGAGCATCGTCCACTCCCTGGTGGAGTACGTGGACGGTTCGCTGCTGGCCCAGTTGAGCATCACGGACATGGGGCTGCCGATCCTGTACGCCCTCACCCATCCGGAACGCCTCCCCAACCACTTCCCGACGCTGGATCTGGCCCGCGTGGCCAGCCTCAGCTTCGAGGAGGTGGACCACGATCGGTTCCCCTGCCTGGGGTACGCCTACGCTGCCGCCCGGGCCGGGGGGACCGCCCCGGTGGTCCTCAACGCGGCAAACGAGGTGGCCGTCGGCCTCTTCCTCCGGGAGGTGATTCCCTTCACCGGCATCCCCCGCCTCATCGCCGAGGCCCTGGACCGCCACCCCGTCCGGCCGGTGGGGAGCGTGGAGGAGGTCCTGGCCGCCGACGGCGAAGTCCGGACCGCGCTCCTCGCCCGCTACGGCTGCGCCCAGGCCGCCCACTCGTGAGGATACCCCGGCCATGACTCCCGGGATGATCATCTCCGCCATCATCACCCTCGGCGTCCTCATTTTCATTCACGAGCTGGGCCACTTCCTGGTGGCCAAGCGCCTCCGGGTCGGCGTCCTGAAGTTCTCCCTGGGATTCGGGAAGCGGCTCTGGGGGTTCCGGGTCGGGGAGACGGAGTACCTCCTCTCGGCCATCCCCCTCGGCGGCTACGTGAAGATGGTGGGGGAGGACCCCCGGGAAGTGCGGGAGGGGCTCGACGGGACCGCCACGGACGCCGAAGGGCGGCCCCTGGATCTGGCCAAGTCCTTCGCGCACAAGCCGGTCTGGGCGCGGGCGCTCATCATCCTGGCGGGGCCGGGGGCGAATTTCCTCCTGGCTGTCGTGATCTTCTGGGTGATCTTCATGGCGGTCGGCCGGCCTCTCCCGGAGCCGGTCCTCGGCCCCCCGGCCGTCGGCTCGCCAGCCGCCGCCGCCGGGCTGAAGGAAGGGGACCGGATCCGGGCCATGGACGGGGACCCGGTCCGGGGGTGGGAAGAGATCGCCTCCCACATCCAGCAGGGGCGCGGGGTGCCCGTCAGCCTCACCGTGGAGCGCGCCGGGGAGACCCGGGCGGTGCAGGTGACCCCGGTGGCGAAGATGGTCGTGAGCCATGTCCTGACGGCCCAGGTGGGACGGGTCACGCCGGGATTCCCGGCAGAGGCGGCCGGCCTCCAGCGGGAGGACCGGATCGTCGCCATCAACGGGCAGGCGGTGGAAACCTGGCCCGACCTGGCCCGGGTCATCCATGCCAGTGCGGGCCGGCCCGTGACCCTCGCCGTGCAGCGGGGGGCGGAGCGGTTCGAGGTGACGGTCACCCCGCGCCCGAGTCGCCCGCCCGACG
This window harbors:
- the rseP gene encoding RIP metalloprotease RseP: MTPGMIISAIITLGVLIFIHELGHFLVAKRLRVGVLKFSLGFGKRLWGFRVGETEYLLSAIPLGGYVKMVGEDPREVREGLDGTATDAEGRPLDLAKSFAHKPVWARALIILAGPGANFLLAVVIFWVIFMAVGRPLPEPVLGPPAVGSPAAAAGLKEGDRIRAMDGDPVRGWEEIASHIQQGRGVPVSLTVERAGETRAVQVTPVAKMVVSHVLTAQVGRVTPGFPAEAAGLQREDRIVAINGQAVETWPDLARVIHASAGRPVTLAVQRGAERFEVTVTPRPSRPPDDPEGREIGLIGIEPISEVVRKESQVWDLGIGPAFERLSPLAALTEGVRRTVDVSVTVLWFLGKLLQGALPAQTIGGPLTIVLMAGEQAQQGFLYLVTFTAAISINLAILNLLPIPILDGGHLLFAAIEAIRGEPVSVRRREMAQKVGLVVLAAIMVFALYNDLFRVFGF
- a CDS encoding 1-deoxy-D-xylulose-5-phosphate reductoisomerase, with the translated sequence MKRIAILGSTGSIGTQALALAARHPERFRVVGLAARDNLERLAEQVRAFRPSLVSVGTAEGAAALRSRLDGAGPEILWGEAGLLRVATEPEADLVLSAVVGAAGLLPTFAAVRAGKTVALANKEALVAAGELITAEAARRKVRLLPVDSEHSAIFQCLERGGGACLRSVILTGSGGPFRTRPKESLAAVTPGEALRHPRWTMGKKITVDSATLMNKGLEVIEAHWLFGLPVEAIRVLVHPESIVHSLVEYVDGSLLAQLSITDMGLPILYALTHPERLPNHFPTLDLARVASLSFEEVDHDRFPCLGYAYAAARAGGTAPVVLNAANEVAVGLFLREVIPFTGIPRLIAEALDRHPVRPVGSVEEVLAADGEVRTALLARYGCAQAAHS